In Chitinophaga nivalis, a single genomic region encodes these proteins:
- a CDS encoding DUF262 domain-containing protein codes for MPENKLTLKTIQDLAPGPAEQAEKFFIPSYQRGYRWTAQQVTDLLDDLLEFDNREEKKQTDIYCLQPVVVKKKEDKWEVIDGQQRLTTIYIIISYITNSIFNKKAASRFTLTFETRPNSEQFLIEIDESKKEKNIDYYHICEAHRAVRTWFEKKGDEGLMASTLYPVLLKKVNIIWYQINDDTDPIDIFTRINMGKIALTNAELIRALFLQSSNFPDHPEEIRLKQLEIAGEWDRIEYALQDDAFWYFLCNGEKKYATRIEFIFDLMAEKPLKPDDFYTFRKFQQDLQQDKIDAVWLRIKKYYMTLEEWYQNRTLYHQIGYLVATGTSIATIKAAAAKLTSRADFTAYLENSIAQTIQAPITKLTYGEHNNTIRKVLLLFNIETLLANTASHVYFPFHRFKTEEWDIEHIHAVQSEMPESREHQCNWLQDVLDHLQMEDPSLQTAITDFLNTPPKQLPPDAFAQLYNRVVDKYTEEGDDVDVNDISNLALLNTPINRGYKNAVFPVKRKTIITKDKAGVFIPICTKNVFLKYYSQEVSLHMTHFSRKDREDYLAAIVATLKKYIVSPLQNN; via the coding sequence ATGCCCGAAAACAAGCTGACACTAAAAACCATACAGGACCTTGCCCCTGGTCCGGCAGAACAGGCCGAAAAGTTTTTTATTCCCTCCTATCAGCGGGGCTACCGCTGGACGGCTCAACAGGTAACAGATCTGCTGGATGACCTGCTGGAATTTGATAACAGGGAAGAGAAAAAACAAACGGACATTTATTGTCTGCAACCCGTAGTGGTAAAGAAAAAGGAAGATAAATGGGAAGTCATAGACGGACAACAACGTTTAACAACTATCTACATCATCATCTCCTACATTACCAATAGTATCTTCAATAAAAAAGCGGCCTCCCGCTTTACGCTGACTTTTGAAACACGCCCCAACAGCGAACAGTTTCTCATCGAAATAGATGAAAGCAAAAAAGAAAAAAATATAGACTACTATCATATATGTGAGGCACACCGCGCCGTACGTACGTGGTTTGAAAAAAAAGGAGATGAAGGGTTGATGGCCTCCACACTCTATCCGGTTTTGTTGAAAAAGGTAAATATTATCTGGTATCAGATCAATGACGACACAGATCCCATTGATATTTTTACCCGCATCAACATGGGGAAAATTGCCCTGACCAATGCAGAACTGATACGCGCCCTCTTTCTGCAAAGCAGCAACTTTCCCGATCATCCGGAAGAAATCCGCCTGAAACAACTGGAAATAGCCGGAGAATGGGATAGAATAGAATATGCGCTGCAGGACGATGCATTCTGGTATTTCTTATGTAACGGTGAAAAAAAATATGCCACCCGTATTGAATTCATTTTTGATCTGATGGCAGAAAAACCACTTAAGCCAGATGATTTTTACACCTTCAGAAAATTTCAGCAAGATCTTCAACAAGACAAGATTGATGCGGTATGGCTACGCATCAAAAAATATTACATGACCCTGGAGGAATGGTACCAGAACAGGACCTTATATCATCAGATAGGTTATCTGGTAGCTACCGGTACTTCCATCGCCACTATTAAAGCTGCTGCTGCTAAACTTACTTCCCGGGCCGACTTTACAGCTTATCTGGAAAACAGTATTGCACAAACTATTCAAGCTCCGATCACCAAACTGACGTATGGAGAACATAACAATACCATCCGGAAAGTACTATTGTTATTTAATATTGAAACCCTGCTGGCCAATACCGCCTCACACGTTTATTTTCCTTTTCACAGGTTTAAGACAGAAGAATGGGATATAGAACATATACATGCCGTACAGTCTGAAATGCCCGAGAGCCGCGAACATCAGTGCAACTGGCTACAGGATGTACTGGATCACCTACAAATGGAGGATCCCTCGCTGCAAACTGCCATCACTGATTTTCTAAATACCCCTCCCAAACAACTGCCACCGGATGCGTTTGCACAACTATATAACCGTGTTGTGGACAAATACACAGAAGAGGGAGATGATGTGGATGTGAATGATATTTCCAATCTCGCCTTACTGAATACTCCCATCAACAGGGGGTATAAAAATGCCGTATTTCCGGTAAAGCGGAAAACAATTATTACGAAAGACAAGGCTGGCGTTTTTATTCCTATCTGCACGAAGAATGTTTTCCTGAAATACTACAGTCAGGAAGTATCTCTCCACATGACACATTTCAGCAGAAAGGATCGGGAAGATTATCTCGCAGCCATTGTTGCTACCTTAAAAAAATATATTGTTTCCCCTTTACAAAATAACTAA
- a CDS encoding SusD/RagB family nutrient-binding outer membrane lipoprotein has protein sequence MKKACIYIALLITAGFSACKKDTEDRFYDPDRLTGNVTDVVPGMFTQLVTNNKIFVQDYGEWYYLLNGGTGITGYEQIAQRYVSYRYDWFGNYNDLVSGNGFDDFPISGQAFFENSYTKLKNYETIRDSVYLRSGQLRQDGELYLKLVTLVKLYQSAKLVDLFNSIPYFDAFQGARNGSQYLFPKYDDPKEIYTSIIKDMGNIVDSLPLVYAKISPAAKTVFEQQDVVFKGDISRWTAFANFTRLKLLVRIAGVDEAFARPLIQATLGKPLPTQDLTWTLWYAVDVKSGGTWQRGLYENTYAAFIPDIIMKRLNYGDSAYKQGEDDPRLPVLAMPTKYKDYRGVSANIEAQTKLYDKGERYYAFADNINSSLTTNAKSMYSHVTFHNNVNMPVYMASLGELDLLLAEIALKGLANTGKSAEEHLKDEVRHSVNFWYTINQLSQYKRGTLDSLLYPTKPTDAIINAWADRIKDKFAAAPAVDDKMEILMQQKFIHLNILHPYELWAELRRTRHPKLEPFTWRTSVWKPMPERVHYPTIELTNNPDNFSKVAAQNNTTTPIFWVPVNVRSKNPYWDNYNYE, from the coding sequence ATGAAAAAAGCTTGCATATATATTGCCCTCCTGATTACAGCCGGTTTCAGTGCCTGTAAAAAAGATACAGAAGACCGATTCTATGATCCGGACCGGCTCACCGGTAATGTTACCGATGTAGTGCCTGGCATGTTTACCCAGCTGGTCACCAACAATAAAATTTTCGTGCAGGATTATGGAGAATGGTACTACCTCCTCAATGGCGGTACCGGTATCACCGGCTACGAACAGATTGCCCAACGTTATGTATCCTATCGCTACGACTGGTTCGGCAATTACAACGACCTGGTAAGCGGCAATGGCTTTGATGATTTCCCCATCTCCGGCCAGGCCTTTTTTGAAAACAGTTATACCAAACTAAAAAACTACGAAACTATCCGGGACTCTGTATACCTGCGTAGCGGACAACTCCGGCAGGATGGAGAACTATACCTGAAACTGGTCACCTTGGTAAAGCTGTATCAAAGCGCCAAACTGGTGGATCTCTTCAACTCCATTCCTTACTTCGATGCCTTCCAGGGCGCCCGAAACGGCAGCCAGTACCTGTTTCCGAAATATGACGACCCGAAGGAAATCTATACCTCCATTATCAAGGACATGGGTAATATCGTAGATTCCTTACCGTTAGTATACGCGAAGATCTCTCCTGCAGCCAAAACGGTATTTGAACAACAGGACGTGGTATTCAAAGGTGATATCAGCCGGTGGACAGCTTTTGCCAATTTCACCCGGCTGAAACTTCTGGTCAGAATCGCCGGCGTGGATGAAGCCTTCGCCCGGCCGCTGATACAGGCAACACTGGGCAAACCGCTTCCCACCCAGGATCTTACCTGGACGCTCTGGTATGCGGTAGATGTAAAGAGTGGCGGCACGTGGCAACGGGGCCTGTATGAAAATACCTACGCCGCTTTCATCCCCGATATTATCATGAAAAGATTAAACTACGGAGACTCCGCCTATAAACAGGGAGAAGATGATCCCCGACTGCCTGTATTGGCCATGCCCACCAAATACAAAGACTACCGTGGTGTTTCTGCCAATATAGAAGCACAAACCAAACTATACGACAAAGGAGAACGGTATTATGCTTTTGCAGATAATATCAACTCCTCCCTGACCACCAATGCCAAGTCCATGTATAGTCATGTAACCTTTCACAACAACGTGAATATGCCGGTGTACATGGCTTCTCTCGGAGAACTGGACCTCTTGCTGGCAGAAATTGCGCTGAAAGGACTGGCCAATACCGGTAAATCAGCCGAAGAACACCTCAAAGATGAAGTACGCCACTCGGTTAATTTCTGGTATACCATCAATCAGCTCAGCCAATACAAAAGAGGTACGCTGGACTCCTTACTATATCCCACCAAGCCCACAGATGCCATCATCAATGCATGGGCAGACCGTATCAAGGATAAGTTCGCTGCAGCACCTGCTGTAGATGATAAAATGGAAATACTGATGCAGCAGAAGTTTATTCACCTGAACATCCTGCATCCGTATGAATTATGGGCAGAGCTGAGAAGAACACGGCATCCTAAACTTGAACCATTTACCTGGCGTACATCGGTATGGAAACCAATGCCAGAGCGGGTACACTACCCTACCATAGAGTTGACCAACAATCCGGATAACTTTTCCAAAGTGGCGGCACAGAATAATACGACTACCCCCATATTCTGGGTACCTGTCAATGTACGGAGTAAAAATCCGTACTGGGATAATTATAATTACGAATAG
- a CDS encoding SusC/RagA family TonB-linked outer membrane protein, whose product MQLKLIVLLLTVTCLQLSAKTYAQPITLSQKNAPLQRVLEAIKKQSGYKCWYEDAILKKSKPVDIDVRNMELEKVLQLVFQHQPLSYEIIGKVIAIREKEAAAPAVSLTQPATRRITGVVQDSSGNPIPGVSYVIKGTRTGGATDPQGRFSIEVPDGPVILVFSSIGFEPRSVSVGNNTVLRVTLLPASSGLNEMVVTALGIKRPKGTLGYAISTVKGEELTKAGSTMNPFLALYGKAAGVGVNVGAAGPQGGIKINIRGAASMNPDQNTRPLFVVDGVILSDRKTAIGGSVGQGFDYGAGINDINPEDIESIDILKGAKATVLYGSDAANGVMLITTKNGRNAQGLGMTGSFQYAIEQPVSYLKLQNKYGLGDNLYDTVYATINGRKTRMLPNKRFSFGPAFDDADVMFYDSTMVKNSAHTGNFMSLFQTGHSTTGNVAISGSNEKGSLRASYTNYNYHDIAGDNAWQKRNTFSFSGNIKASKLATFEVISNIYNVTTQNRRDANGQSVAWGFPVDYDFSKIYPFYTDATGYKRDLSNAGVPTAFSNLGEFQWNQRNNRYKDDKLHMITSAKVTLNFTPNIFLVGQAGLDYDNTNYTTEKSVTRILPSVDGGSFGVAKENATTQTYQALLNYNKSFLHDDLHLFAFAGGVYRLRTVDYLGTNTIGGLNFANWYSFANESGTPNTSNAYLLRNYTRGNDVLYSMLASAALSWKNEITLELQGRQDWNSTLPPENNKYFYPGAALTWNYTERFRIPAVNTGQLRLSWADVGNGTNRYFANNQYGFNRLANTTALSIAPPAALLPGALKPERKREFEIGINNTFLPQNRITLDFSFYTNHRYNQIFSLPISPASSSTGLKINVGDVKAWGFELAVTGTPLLGKNYRWNLTLNAASQGSMVTRLYPGVTNNPVSNLINGSAASIHADEGRPYGEILLYDYLRDDAGNKVVDNNGLYALNNQKTISGGNVMPKIYGGFISDFQYGDFNFRIGLDYKYGGTIFSYTNNRLTGTGQLESTLDYRDEASGGLAYYIDGDGKKIPWQHNLAAPANASNGRVYHDGMILPGVKMGPDGKYVPNDRLTSATSYYQSYANDLATSFPPDRLFKNNYIKVREIALSYNLPAAWVRKMKLQRLTLTAAARNLFYIYKSIPNIDPEGALGADVYVENTIYPSQRTYSFGLNVAF is encoded by the coding sequence ATGCAGCTCAAACTGATCGTCCTGTTATTAACAGTGACCTGCCTGCAGCTCAGTGCAAAAACATACGCACAGCCTATTACCTTATCTCAAAAAAATGCGCCCCTGCAAAGGGTCCTGGAAGCAATCAAAAAACAATCCGGGTATAAATGCTGGTATGAAGATGCCATCCTCAAAAAAAGTAAACCGGTAGATATCGATGTACGTAACATGGAGCTGGAAAAAGTGCTGCAACTCGTATTTCAGCACCAGCCACTCAGCTATGAAATCATTGGAAAGGTTATTGCCATCCGGGAAAAAGAAGCTGCCGCTCCGGCAGTCTCACTAACGCAACCGGCTACACGTAGAATAACAGGCGTTGTACAGGATAGCTCCGGCAACCCTATTCCAGGTGTTTCCTACGTGATCAAAGGCACCCGCACCGGCGGCGCCACCGATCCGCAGGGCCGGTTCAGCATCGAAGTACCCGATGGACCAGTGATACTGGTATTCAGCTCTATCGGATTTGAACCAAGATCTGTCAGCGTTGGCAACAACACAGTACTGCGCGTGACCCTCCTACCCGCGTCCAGCGGCCTCAATGAAATGGTGGTAACGGCACTCGGTATCAAACGCCCCAAAGGAACGCTCGGCTATGCGATCAGCACCGTGAAAGGAGAAGAACTGACCAAAGCCGGCAGCACCATGAACCCTTTCCTTGCCCTCTATGGAAAAGCCGCCGGTGTAGGCGTTAACGTTGGCGCCGCCGGTCCGCAGGGAGGCATCAAAATCAACATCCGCGGTGCGGCCAGTATGAACCCCGATCAAAACACCCGCCCCCTCTTTGTAGTGGATGGTGTCATCCTCAGCGACCGGAAAACAGCTATCGGCGGCAGCGTAGGACAAGGCTTTGACTATGGCGCCGGCATCAACGATATCAACCCGGAAGATATTGAGTCTATCGATATCCTGAAAGGCGCCAAAGCCACCGTATTATATGGCAGTGATGCGGCCAACGGCGTGATGCTCATCACCACCAAAAACGGCCGCAACGCCCAGGGACTGGGTATGACCGGCAGCTTCCAGTATGCCATAGAACAGCCGGTTTCCTACCTGAAACTGCAAAATAAATATGGCCTGGGGGACAACCTCTACGACACGGTTTACGCCACCATAAACGGCCGTAAAACACGCATGCTGCCCAACAAACGTTTCAGCTTCGGTCCCGCCTTTGACGATGCCGATGTGATGTTCTACGACAGCACAATGGTTAAAAACAGCGCGCATACCGGCAACTTCATGTCGCTCTTTCAAACCGGACATTCCACTACCGGCAACGTGGCCATCTCCGGCAGCAATGAAAAAGGTAGCCTGCGTGCCTCCTATACCAATTACAACTACCACGACATCGCCGGTGACAACGCATGGCAGAAAAGAAATACCTTCAGTTTCAGCGGGAATATCAAAGCTTCCAAACTCGCGACGTTTGAAGTCATCTCCAACATCTACAACGTCACCACCCAGAATCGCCGCGATGCCAACGGGCAATCCGTTGCCTGGGGATTTCCGGTAGATTATGACTTCAGCAAAATATATCCTTTCTACACCGACGCCACCGGCTACAAACGGGATCTTTCCAATGCCGGCGTACCTACTGCTTTCAGCAACCTCGGCGAGTTCCAATGGAACCAACGCAACAATCGCTACAAGGACGACAAACTGCATATGATCACCTCCGCCAAGGTAACACTGAACTTCACACCGAATATATTCCTGGTAGGACAAGCAGGCCTGGACTACGACAACACCAACTATACCACAGAAAAAAGTGTGACCAGAATATTACCCAGTGTAGATGGCGGCAGCTTTGGCGTTGCCAAGGAAAATGCGACTACCCAAACCTATCAGGCCTTACTGAATTATAATAAATCCTTCCTCCACGACGACCTCCATCTCTTCGCCTTCGCCGGCGGTGTATACCGGCTGCGCACCGTGGACTACCTGGGCACCAACACCATCGGCGGATTAAACTTTGCCAACTGGTATTCTTTCGCCAACGAATCCGGTACTCCCAACACCAGTAACGCTTACCTGTTGCGTAACTATACCCGCGGCAACGACGTACTGTACAGCATGCTCGCCTCCGCCGCCCTGTCGTGGAAAAATGAAATCACCCTGGAACTGCAGGGCCGCCAGGACTGGAACTCTACGTTGCCGCCGGAAAACAATAAATACTTTTATCCCGGCGCCGCATTGACCTGGAACTATACGGAACGTTTCCGCATTCCGGCTGTCAATACCGGCCAGTTAAGGTTATCCTGGGCCGATGTAGGTAATGGTACCAACCGTTATTTTGCCAATAACCAATATGGTTTCAACCGCCTGGCCAATACCACCGCCCTGAGTATTGCACCACCTGCCGCCCTGCTGCCAGGCGCGTTAAAACCGGAACGCAAACGGGAATTTGAAATTGGTATCAACAACACCTTCCTGCCGCAAAACAGAATTACCCTCGACTTCTCCTTTTATACCAATCACCGGTATAATCAGATCTTCAGTCTGCCTATTTCTCCGGCCTCCAGCTCCACAGGTTTAAAAATCAATGTCGGCGATGTAAAAGCATGGGGCTTTGAACTGGCCGTAACAGGTACGCCGCTGCTGGGTAAAAACTATCGCTGGAACCTTACCCTGAATGCTGCCAGCCAGGGTTCTATGGTTACCCGTTTATACCCCGGTGTTACCAATAATCCGGTCAGTAACCTGATCAACGGTTCTGCAGCCTCCATTCATGCAGACGAAGGCCGGCCATACGGGGAAATATTGTTGTATGATTATCTCCGCGATGATGCCGGCAACAAAGTGGTAGACAACAACGGGCTGTATGCATTAAATAACCAGAAAACCATTTCCGGCGGCAACGTGATGCCGAAAATATACGGTGGGTTCATTTCCGATTTTCAGTACGGGGATTTCAATTTCCGTATCGGGCTGGATTATAAATATGGCGGTACGATCTTCTCTTATACCAACAACCGCCTCACCGGTACCGGGCAGCTGGAAAGCACCCTGGACTACCGCGATGAAGCCAGCGGTGGCCTCGCCTACTACATCGATGGCGATGGTAAAAAAATTCCGTGGCAACATAACTTAGCAGCGCCTGCCAACGCTTCCAATGGCCGGGTATACCATGATGGTATGATTCTCCCCGGTGTAAAAATGGGTCCTGATGGTAAGTATGTGCCCAATGACCGGCTGACCAGCGCTACTTCCTATTACCAAAGCTACGCCAACGACCTGGCCACGTCCTTTCCGCCAGACCGGTTGTTTAAAAACAACTATATCAAAGTAAGAGAGATCGCCCTCTCCTACAACCTGCCGGCAGCGTGGGTAAGAAAAATGAAATTACAACGGCTCACGCTCACCGCAGCCGCCCGTAATCTCTTCTATATCTATAAATCGATTCCCAACATAGATCCGGAAGGCGCACTGGGCGCAGATGTGTATGTAGAAAACACCATCTACCCTTCCCAACGTACTTATTCATTTGGATTAAACGTAGCCTTCTAA